The following are from one region of the Streptomyces decoyicus genome:
- a CDS encoding SAV_915 family protein, translated as MSHLLYAEDPEPADRVPAGLLFVPVRSGPAGCTARLFRTPLGGRTAVGFTSPQRLAAALGSDQPWVRLSEPALRALAEPVGATVLTVDPRFAPDIPRGHHLRAV; from the coding sequence GTGTCCCACCTCTTGTACGCGGAAGATCCCGAGCCTGCCGATCGTGTCCCGGCCGGGCTTCTCTTCGTCCCTGTCCGGTCGGGCCCCGCGGGCTGCACGGCCCGCCTGTTCCGCACTCCGCTCGGCGGCCGTACCGCCGTCGGCTTCACCTCACCCCAGCGCCTCGCCGCGGCCCTCGGCAGCGACCAGCCCTGGGTCAGGCTCTCCGAGCCCGCGCTGCGTGCGCTGGCCGAACCCGTCGGAGCGACGGTCCTGACCGTCGATCCACGGTTCGCCCCCGACATCCCCCGTGGTCACCACCTACGGGCCGTCTGA
- the lysA gene encoding diaminopimelate decarboxylase gives MSHRTLPPTAHGAGDPASATTMAPPPRTAAPPSPGGGPLPGSELPRGSEPSAGSESPSAGEPLSIWPRSAAPLGHDDLAVGGVPLTEIADRFGTPAYVLDEDEVRHRCRAYLRAFPDADVCYAAKAFLCRAMVHWVHEEGLGLDVCSAGELELAVTTGFPPERIVLHGNAKSPADLRAALRLGVGRIVIDSTSEIARLAAAAPAGSRQRVLIRVVPGIAAGGHAKIRTGTDDQKFGLSIADGSAQHAIARVLSQPRLELVGLHCHLGSQITTVKPYLSAVRRLIGLLARIHEQHGVTLPELDLGGGHGIAYRPGEPALDLPSLSTKIRAELAGGCAAAGLPVPRLAVEPGRAIAGPAGVALYRVLAVKRTGAHTFVAVDGGMSDNPRPALYGVRYAPRLIGRRPSAAPEPVTVVGRHCEAGDVLAAEVPLPGDIRPGDLLAVPVAGAYHLSMASGYNLVGRPPVIAVTEGHARLLVRRESLADIQERDIGL, from the coding sequence ATGAGCCACCGCACCCTGCCACCGACCGCCCACGGGGCCGGCGACCCGGCGTCGGCCACGACCATGGCGCCCCCGCCGCGGACCGCCGCCCCGCCGTCACCCGGAGGCGGGCCGCTTCCCGGCAGCGAGCTGCCGCGCGGCAGTGAGCCGTCGGCCGGCAGTGAATCACCGTCCGCCGGCGAGCCGCTGTCCATCTGGCCCCGGTCCGCGGCACCGCTCGGCCATGACGACCTCGCCGTGGGCGGCGTCCCGCTCACCGAGATCGCCGACCGCTTCGGCACCCCCGCCTACGTCCTGGACGAGGACGAAGTGCGCCACCGCTGCCGCGCCTACCTACGGGCCTTCCCCGATGCCGATGTCTGCTACGCCGCCAAGGCATTCCTGTGCCGCGCCATGGTGCACTGGGTGCACGAGGAGGGGCTCGGCCTGGACGTCTGCTCGGCCGGCGAGCTGGAACTGGCCGTCACCACCGGCTTCCCGCCCGAGCGGATCGTGCTGCACGGCAACGCCAAGAGCCCGGCCGACCTGCGGGCCGCGCTACGGCTCGGCGTCGGACGGATCGTCATCGACAGCACCTCGGAGATCGCCCGGCTGGCCGCCGCGGCCCCTGCGGGCAGCCGGCAGCGGGTACTGATCCGGGTCGTTCCGGGCATCGCGGCCGGCGGCCACGCCAAGATCCGTACCGGGACCGACGACCAGAAGTTCGGGCTGTCGATCGCCGACGGCTCCGCACAGCACGCCATCGCACGGGTACTCAGCCAGCCGCGCCTCGAACTGGTAGGCCTGCACTGCCACTTGGGCTCACAGATCACCACCGTCAAGCCCTATCTGTCGGCCGTACGCCGGCTGATCGGCCTGCTGGCCCGGATCCACGAGCAGCACGGCGTCACCCTGCCCGAGCTGGACCTCGGGGGCGGCCACGGCATCGCCTACCGCCCCGGCGAGCCCGCGCTCGATCTCCCCTCCCTCAGTACCAAGATCCGCGCCGAACTCGCCGGCGGCTGCGCGGCGGCCGGGCTGCCGGTGCCACGGCTCGCGGTCGAACCCGGCCGCGCCATCGCGGGCCCGGCCGGTGTCGCCCTCTACCGGGTGCTGGCCGTCAAACGGACCGGTGCGCACACCTTCGTGGCGGTGGACGGCGGGATGAGCGACAACCCGCGGCCCGCGCTGTACGGGGTGCGCTATGCGCCGCGGCTGATCGGCCGCCGCCCGTCCGCCGCGCCGGAACCGGTCACCGTCGTCGGACGGCACTGCGAGGCCGGTGACGTGCTCGCCGCCGAGGTCCCGCTGCCCGGCGACATCCGGCCCGGCGATCTGCTGGCCGTTCCCGTCGCCGGCGCGTACCACCTCTCCATGGCCTCCGGTTACAACCTCGTCGGCCGGCCACCGGTCATCGCCGTCACCGAAGGGCATGCCCGCCTTCTCGTACGGCGCGAATCCCTCGCGGACATCCAGGAGCGGGACATCGGGCTGTGA
- a CDS encoding MerR family transcriptional regulator, whose amino-acid sequence MFSIGDFAQYGRVSARMLRHYDAIGLLRPARTDPVSGYRFYEAAQLARLNRIIALKDLGFSLQQVGAILAEEVSVPELRGMLRLRRAELEASLAAAGARLAQVEARLRTIESEGRMSADDVVVKRTGAVLLAELSGVAASYGPEDIGPVIQPLYGELCRRLETAGVTPAGPGLAYYEDAPETPAAKTPEAETSEAETPAAETPEVETLAATTPEKHGPTWSREAIVVHAGIVITEEALAKAGAIAHVTPGRPGTTSATPTLTPPPASASTSSPSPPSTAPRRWCTAAR is encoded by the coding sequence ATGTTCAGCATCGGAGATTTCGCCCAGTACGGCCGTGTGTCGGCCCGCATGCTGCGCCACTACGACGCGATCGGACTGCTGCGCCCGGCCCGTACCGACCCCGTCAGCGGCTACCGCTTCTACGAGGCGGCCCAGCTCGCCCGGCTCAACCGCATCATCGCGCTCAAGGACCTCGGATTCAGCCTCCAGCAGGTGGGGGCGATCCTGGCCGAGGAGGTGAGCGTGCCGGAGCTGCGCGGCATGCTGCGGCTGCGCCGGGCGGAGCTGGAAGCGTCGCTGGCGGCGGCGGGTGCGCGGCTGGCGCAGGTCGAGGCGAGGCTCCGGACGATCGAGAGTGAGGGACGCATGTCTGCCGACGATGTGGTGGTCAAACGCACCGGAGCGGTTCTGCTCGCGGAGCTGAGCGGGGTCGCCGCCAGTTACGGGCCCGAGGACATCGGGCCGGTCATCCAGCCGCTCTACGGGGAGCTGTGCCGACGGCTGGAGACGGCAGGGGTGACCCCGGCGGGGCCGGGGCTGGCGTACTACGAGGACGCACCGGAGACACCGGCAGCAAAGACACCGGAAGCGGAGACGTCGGAAGCGGAGACCCCGGCAGCAGAGACACCAGAAGTGGAGACACTGGCAGCAACGACACCGGAGAAGCACGGTCCCACCTGGTCCCGGGAGGCCATCGTCGTCCACGCGGGGATCGTGATCACCGAGGAGGCCTTGGCCAAGGCCGGTGCCATCGCCCACGTGACGCCCGGCCGCCCCGGCACCACCTCCGCCACCCCCACCCTCACCCCCCCACCGGCCTCGGCTTCGACGTCGTCACCCTCCCCGCCCTCGACTGCGCCGCGACGGTGGTGCACCGCGGCCCGATGA